One window of Trifolium pratense cultivar HEN17-A07 linkage group LG5, ARS_RC_1.1, whole genome shotgun sequence genomic DNA carries:
- the LOC123883216 gene encoding putative disease resistance protein RGA1: MAEFASSLIQSLGSAALHEFARINGLKDELERLKEHVETCKAVLLDLDGKQEQSHAEQNLVTRLKDVLIPADNLLDEFAIQDMINKRDRNKLKKVLHPYSLKKLDMAHEIEKIQKKFDDVEKYMFGLNLNLNVSAVEKTNSEWRETGSYVPESEIIGRDDDKENIISLLRQSHGDPNVSFVAVVGIGGMGKTTLAQLVYSDEKVQNLFEKSMWVCVSDNFDVKTILKNMLKSLLPKEKIDDTLTLDNLQSMLRDNLNGKRYLLVLDDIWNESSEKWDKLRTNLMCGARGSKVVVTTRSTIVAHRMGVKDPYVLSGLIPEKSWSLLKKIAFGDDTIQVDQKIESVGKEIAEKCKGVPLAIRSLGSILKGKSEEKVWNDVLRGDFWKLCEDKDSILPVLKLSYNNLLPQQRQCFAYCSLFPKDWEFEKDELVQMWMAHGYLDCPVEGKCIEDVGNQFINIFLMKSFFQEPKWNEDGDLIGFKMHDLMHDLAKQVAGDDCCYLDNNTKGFRGRPVHVWVEFDAFYLLESLDASRLRTLIVLSSNDGDLLDREKQSLISRFKYLRVLKFCNNHYLELYVSIEKLNHLRFLKFPLTACTLKNLVCLQTIQVWLHPKIVLSTKVVSKLINLRYLYIWKWTFTDKTPVGFGKLCIPQHKDVNFSKWLSPLTNIIEIYLGFCQGFKYLPPLEGLPFLKSLHLCRLDDLEYIYYELPIHEPFFPSLNKLKIWYCSKLVGWKRKGDDFNDINTTHHLFLPQFPCLSFLRIFECPMLTHMPTCPKIKKLSLQVDTWEETPNIALSQWSLSCTPLSLQINVDLKNVSQYWWQNLTSLENLEFVCFTDQQFQAIEIWLFKEDFNYLPSLRNIEFSHIKALPDWICKISSLQHIKINHCYKLTLLPEGMTHLTNLHTLEIISCPLLIEEYQKETSATRPTIAHIPNIIIKNDWN, encoded by the exons ATGGCTGAATTTGCTTCAAGCCTCATTCAAAG CTTGGGATCTGCTGCCTTACATGAATTTGCACGGATTAATGGTCTTAAGGATGAGTTGGAAAGGCTTAAGGAGCATGTTGAAACTTGTAAAGCTGTGCTGCTTGATCTTGACGGGAAACAAGAGCAAAGTCATGCTGAACAAAACTTAGTAACAAGGCTCAAAGATGTGCTTATTCCTGCAGATAACTTGCTAGATGAATTTGCTATTCAAGATATGATAAACAAAAGGGATCGAAACAAACTAAAAAAGGTACTTCATCCTTACTCTCTAAAAAAATTAGACATGGCTCatgagattgaaaaaatacaaaaaaaatttgatgatgTGGAGAAATATATGTTTGGATTGAATCTAAACCTAAATGTTAGTGCGGTTGAGAAAACTAACAGTGAATGGAGGGAAACTGGTTCTTATGTGCCAGAATCAGAAATAATTGGAAGAGATGATGACAAAGAGAATATTATAAGCTTGTTGAGACAGTCACATGGAGATCCAAATGTCTCTTTCGTTGCTGTTGTTGGGATTGGTGGTATGGGAAAGACAACTCTTGCTCAGTTGGTGTATAGTGACGAAAAAGTGCAAAATTTGTTTGAAAAGAGTATGTGGGTATGTGTCTCTGATAACTTTGATGTCAAAACTATTTTGAAGAACATGTTGAAGTCATTATTACCTAaggaaaaaattgatgatacattAACATTGGACAACTTGCAAAGTATGCTTCGTGACAATTTAAATGGTAAGAGATACTTGTTAGTCCTAGATGACATTTGGAATGAGAGTTCTGAAAAGTGGGATAAATTGAGGACTAACTTGATGTGCGGTGCTCGGGGTAGTAAGGTTGTAGTGACAACTCGAAGTACAATAGTGGCACATAGAATGGGTGTAAAGGATCCATATGTTTTGAGTGGTTTGATTCCAGAAAAATCTTGGAGTTTATTAAAGAAGATTGCATTTGGGGATGATACCATTCAAGtggatcaaaaaattgaatcaGTTGGTAAGGAGATAGCAGAAAAGTGCAAAGGAGTTCCATTAGCAATAAGATCATTGGGAAGTATATTAAAGGGTAAAAGTGAAGAAAAGGTATGGAATGATGTCTTACGAGGTGATTTTTGGAAATTGTGTGAGGATAAAGATAGCATATTGCCAGTTCTAAAATTGAGTTACAATAACTTATTGCCTCAACAAAGACAATGTTTTGCTTATTGCTCTTTGTTTCCTAAGGATTGGGAATTTGAGAAGGATGAGTTGGTTCAAATGTGGATGGCACATGGTTATCTTGATTGTCCAGTGGAAGGGAAATGCATTGAAGATGTTGGTAATCaattcattaatatttttttgatgaaatcattcttccaagaaccaaaatggaaTGAAGATGGTGATTTAATTGGTTTTAAAATGCACGATTTAATGCATgatcttgcaaaacaagtagcTGGTGATGATTGTTGTTACTTGGATAATAACACAAAAGGATTTCGAGGAAGACCTGTCCATGTATGGGTTGAATTTGACGCATTTTATTTGCTGGAATCTTTGGATGCTAGTAGGCTGCGAACTTTGATTGTGCTTTCTTCTAATGATGGTGATTTATTGGATAGAGAGAAACAATCACTTATTTCAAGGTTCAAATACTTGCGTGTCTTGAAGTTTTGCAATAATCATTATCTTGAGCTATATGTttcaattgaaaaattgaatcaTTTAAGATTTCTTAAATTCCCTTTGACTGCTTGTACACTAAAAAATCTTGTTTGTTTACAAACCATACAAGTGTGGTTGCATCCAAAAATTGTACTTTCTACAAAAGTTGTCTCAAAATTAATCAACTTGAGGTACCTTTATATTTGGAAATGGACCTTCACAGACAAGACACCAGTTGGATTTGGAAAATTGTGCATACCACAACATAAGGATGTAAATTTTTCCAAATGGCTTTCTCCTCTcacaaatattattgaaatatatCTTGGTTTTTGTCAAGGTTTCAAATATCTCCCACCTTTGGAAGGTCTTCCTTTCCTGAAGTCGCTTCACTTATGTAGACTTGATGATTTGGAGTACATATATTACGAATTGCCTATCCATGAGCCATTCTTCCCATCTTTGAATAAACTAAAGATCTGGTATTGTAGCAAACTGGTGGGATGGAAGAGGAAGGGAGATGATTTCAATGATATTAACACTACACATCATCTTTTCTTGCCTCAATTTCCTTGTCTATCTTTTCTGAGGATTTTTGAGTGCCCAATGTTGACTCACATGCCTACTTGtccaaaaattaagaaattatcATTGCAAGTGGACACATGGGAAGAAACGCCAAATATAGCATTGTCACAATGGTCGCTCAGTTGCACTCCTCTTTCCTTGCAAATTAATGTGGATTTGAAAAACGTCTCACAATATTGGTGGCAAAATCTTACTTCTCTCGAGAATCTTGAATTTGTGTGTTTTACCGATCAACAatttcaagcaattgaaatcTGGTTGTTTAAGGAAGACTTCAACTATCTTCCTTCATTGCGAAATATTGAATTTTCCCACATAAAGGCATTGCCAGATTGGATATGCAAAATCTCATCACTTCAGCATATCAAGATAAATCATTGCTATAAATTGACATTACTACCTGAAGGAATGACACATCTTACTAACTTACATACCTTGGAAATCATTAGTTGTCCACTCTTAATTGAAGAATATCAGAAAGAAACAAGTGCAACTCGGCCTACAATTGCACACATCCCaaacataatcataaaaaaTGATTGGAATTAG